From the Companilactobacillus ginsenosidimutans genome, the window AACAGCTTGTTTCGAAGCCTCAACCAAGCTCTTATCAAAATCAGAAACATCGTCAACTGTGGTAACTTTTCCGCCTTCATACTTGTTAATCATAGAAATAGTTCTGTTCAACAAGTTTCCAAGGTCATTTGCTAAATCATAATTTATCTTATCAACATAGTCTTCTGGAGTGAAGACACCATCGTTACCAAATGGCATTGCACGCATTAAGTAATAACGTAATGAATCAAGGCCATAACGTTCAACCAACATTTCAGGATAAACAACATTACCTTTAGACTTAGACATTTTACCGTCTTTCATCAACAACCATCCGTGGCCGAAAACTTGTTTTGGTAAATCAATCCCTAATGCCATCAAAACAATTGGCCAATAAATAGTATGGAATCTGACAATTTCCTTACCGACAAATTGAACATTAGCAGGCCAATAACGTTGGAACAATGAATCATCATCAGTTTCATATCCTAAAGCTGTAATATAGTTCAACAAAGCATCAATCCAAACATAAACAACATGCTTAGGATTACTTGGAATTGGAACACCCCAGTTGAAAGTCGTTCTAGAAATAGCTAAATCTTCCAAACCTGGTTTGATAAAGTTATTAATCATTTCATTCTTACGAATTTCAGGTTCAATGAATGTTGGATTATCTTCGTAATACTTCAATAATCTATCAGCATATTTACTCATTCTAAAGAAGTATGAAGGTTCCTTAACTAGTGAAACTTCGTGACCTGATGGAGCCTTACCACCGATAACTTTGCCATCTTTATCACGATAAACTTCAGCTAATTGTGATTCAGTGAAATACTCTTCGTCATCAACTGAATACCAACCTGAATACTCACCTAAATAAACGTCTCCTGATTTGATAAGACGTTCAACAATGTTTTGAACAGCCTTAACGTGATAATCGTCAGTTGTTCGAATAAATTTGTCATTCGAAATCTCTAATAATTTCCAGAGATCTTTGATTTTTGCAGCCATCATATCAACGTATTCTTGAGGTTGCATCTTGTTTGCTTCAGCTTTTTCTTCAATCTTAAGTCCATGTTCGTCGGTACCTGTTAGGAAGAAAACGTCAAATCCTTCAGCACGTTTGTAACGTGCCAAAGTATCGGCAGCAATCGTTGTATATGAGTTACCGATAGTTAATTTACCTGATGGGTAATAAATTGGTGTAGTTATGTAAAATGTTTTTTTGTCACCGTTAGTCATCTAGTGAGCCTCCACTATTAAATTGTAATTTAGTATATCATACGCAACCGTACATGATTAGCGCTTAAAGCTGGTCAAAAACATTGGCAGCATCATCAGTAATAGCTAAAACTGATTCGTCTAAGCCGAGATTCTCTTTATTAATCGCAACCATTTTTGCTTCGGGACTGCGGTAAGCAATCAATCCAGCAAATGGGTAAACTTTAAAACTAGTCCCTGCAACAATGATTAAATCGGCATTTTCAACCGCTTTAACAGCATCGTTAAGATTGGTAGGATCAATTCCCTCACCGTAAAGTACTGTCGTACCAGGTCTAATAATCCCGTCATCTTCATGATGGCGATAATCCTTAATATATTCCTTGTAATCAAATTCCTTGCCACATTTTAAACAATGGATGTGGTCATACAAATTTCCATGAAATTCCACAACATTCTTTGCGCCGGCTTTTGTATGAAGTTTGTCGACATTTTGTGTGACAATGACACCCTTTTCGTTACTAATTTCAGCCATTTTTTTATGAATAATATTAGGCTCAGCATCAGGGAAGTACATGTTTTCCACGACAAATTGGTGAAAGATATCTGGATGCTTGACTAAATTATCGTGGCTCAACATATATTCAGGTGGAAAATCATATTTCTCACGCTTGTATAATCCGCCTTTAGAACGATAATCTGGAATTCCCGATGGAGTTGAAACACCTGCTCCAGTCAAGAAAGTCACGTAATGCGCTTGGTCAATCAGTTCCTTTAATTCTTCAATTTTATCTGTCATGAAATCCATCCCCTATCTAATTAAATAATTGATATTGTTGGCTTCAAAAGTCTCTTGTACTGTTTGTTGATAAAATTCTTTGTAAAAGTCAGGAGTTACCTTGTCAACATCGAATCCTAATGCAGCAACACTTTGTCCATCATTGATTGCGATAAGTGTAAAGGCATCTTGATGAGTGTCACGCATCTTGAAGCTTGAATGTTTGATTTGATAAACCTGATTTAAAGCTAATCTCAATTGGTGATTTGAAACGACTGGCGTAATTGACAAAAAGTCGTGATAATTCATCCCCTCATATCCATGAGAAATAATGACATCATTATATGCTTCCAAAATGCTTACTAGTGCCCGACGGAATTGGAATGGAACTGTCAAGTCATTCTTGTCAGCAATCTCAACTGCCTTAGTAACAAACTTGAATGAGTCACGATATTCTTCTTTCCACTCACTATCGTCGCGTTTGTCGGCAAAAATTACTGCATCAAACAAAATTAGAGATCTGAAGAAAGTCATATTCGCAGCATCGATTTCAACATTAGGATTTAATGTCTTCTCGATACCTTTTAAATATTCAGTTTTAACTTCATCGTTGAAACTACCATCAGCAATTTGTTTTTTAATAATCAAGCTGTGTTCCAACGTTTCAAAAATTGAATTAGCTGTTGAGAGAATTCTTCCATCTACATCAGGTTTCTCGCTTGTAACTGAAACTGAGATTGATGGTTCATCACTGATTTCTAGTTGAATATGATATAACTCATGTAATAATACAAAACTAGCAAATTGTTCATTGGTAATTTCAACCTTGATAGTTTTATCGTCAATTGTGTGATTTGCTTGATCCAAGGTCAAAATTGACTGATCTTGAAAGTCACTAAATACTTCAACTGTTTTATGACTTGTTTGCTCTATCTGATTAATTTGTTCTACAATATTGTCAGATAAATCGTTCTTATTTATTTTTTCCATTTTTTACCTCTCAAATATTTTTCAGAAGGAGTTTACTATGAAAGTTACTGTACCTCTTCAGAATGGCCTATTGGCTGATAAATATGGCAAGTACGCGACTGGAGATCAAATGAAAAACGGGAAACCAATTATTAGTTTCCCGATTGATTTTTCAGATGTACCTATCAGCGCCAAATCACTTGCAATTACCCTAACAGATCCTGATTCAATTCCAGTATGTGGATTTGAGTGGATTCATTGGACCATGGCAAATATTCCCGTTTCATCAACCAGTCTACCAGAAAACTTCAGCCGTAGTGCCAATAGCTCAATTATTCAAGGAAAGAATAGTTCCGCAAGTAAGTTACTCAATGGCATTGATCCTGATTTACAAGTTAAATATGAAGGACCTAACCCACCAGATATCACTCATGATTATGTGTTAAAAGCCTATGCATTAGATACAACCTTAGACTTGCAAGAAGGATTCTGGATGAATGAGCTCCTCCACAAAATGGATAATCACATCATCGAATCCGCATCATTTGTAATTCCAAGTAGAGCTTAATTCTCTTTTTGACGATTAGCCTTATAAAAATAATTAAAGACATAACCTTCTCTAACACCGAAATTCGAGAAACGAATTTCTTTAGAGGGGGTTTTTTTGATTATTTCAGAAAGAATTAGCATTCCACCTAAAATAACTTCAAAGCGTCCATCGCTGAGTTCTTTGATTTGGCTTCTTTCTTCATTAGTTGCATGTAACAACCTATTGAATAATGTATCAATTTGTTCGAGAGAAATTATCGAATTGTGGAGCGTCTTCTTTCGTTTCCCTTCGCGATTTAAAATACTTGCCAACGCACGCATAGTGCCACCAAGGCCAACAAATGTAGCCGGTGTTCTCATCCATGTTAACGAGGTTAAGTGTTCATTGATCGCTTTTCTAGCACTTTGTAACTCTTTTTCGGTGATTGGATCACTAGTCAAATGCACATCTGAGATTGATATTGCCCCAATCGGAATACTCAATCCTTGTTTCAAACGTCCTTTTTTGGCCAAACTAATTTCACTACTACCACCACCAACGTCAACAATTAAAGCATCTTTGATACGCATAGTATTTCTCACTGCTACGTAGTCATAGTAAGCTTCTTCCTTTTCGTTAATGACCTCCAGTTGGAGTCCAGTTTCCTTCAAGACAGCGAAAATCAACTGTTGCTGATTCTTCGCTAATCGAACTGCTGCAGTAGCAATCAAACTAATTTGATCCACATCGAATCTCTGAATCCTACTCTGAAATTCTTTTAGAACATCAATTGTTTCTTCGATTTGTTCGTTCGTCAAAAGGCGACTTTGCGCAATTGACTTGCCTAATCGGACAGGTTCTCGCCAGCGGTCAAGTGTTTTAAAACGATTCTTTTTTGAAGATCTATAAATTGATGTCCTAATGGAGTTAGATCCAATTTCTATGACTGCTAACTTCACATTACATCACATCCTATTAATAACAATTATATAAAAAAAACAGCCCACATAGTAGGCTATTTTACGCAAATTTATGAAAACAGTTTTACATTGAGCTGTTTTTCCTCGTTATAGAACTGTTTGTATGCTAAATAACAGGAAATAATAGATCCCAAACTAGTACTTCCGAGAAGCATAAAAGCAATCATAATTTGATATTTAATGGCTTTAACAGGATCAACACCTGCAAAAATCAAGCCTGACATCATACCCGGCAAACTAACCAATCCTAAAGTTTTAATTGAATCGATTGTTGGTTGAACCCCACTCTTAATGCTATCTCGAAGAATATCAATTGATGCTAATTTAATATCAGCACCTAAAGCTAATTTTTCCAAAACTTGTTGATGACGGTCTGAAAAAG encodes:
- the metG gene encoding methionine--tRNA ligase, with the translated sequence MTNGDKKTFYITTPIYYPSGKLTIGNSYTTIAADTLARYKRAEGFDVFFLTGTDEHGLKIEEKAEANKMQPQEYVDMMAAKIKDLWKLLEISNDKFIRTTDDYHVKAVQNIVERLIKSGDVYLGEYSGWYSVDDEEYFTESQLAEVYRDKDGKVIGGKAPSGHEVSLVKEPSYFFRMSKYADRLLKYYEDNPTFIEPEIRKNEMINNFIKPGLEDLAISRTTFNWGVPIPSNPKHVVYVWIDALLNYITALGYETDDDSLFQRYWPANVQFVGKEIVRFHTIYWPIVLMALGIDLPKQVFGHGWLLMKDGKMSKSKGNVVYPEMLVERYGLDSLRYYLMRAMPFGNDGVFTPEDYVDKINYDLANDLGNLLNRTISMINKYEGGKVTTVDDVSDFDKSLVEASKQAVTEYREHMDKFEFPDALASVWAFIGRANKYIDETKPWILAKDPEGKAELASVLGHLVESLRLIALMISPVMTQSPKKIFAQLGLDIDKDTELAFGKTSVGTTVTDDPQPIFPRLDADEEVAYIKGKMAEEQAKHGAGKLSKSAQAKAKAQADEDGDYPKEIEYDDFAKVKMVVCEILDVKRVANADKLLQFKLDDGSGIDRQILSSIYEFYPDYEKLIGKKVIAVTNLKPRKIRGEWSNGMLLSSEKGDDVILATVDNSHKNGAILS
- a CDS encoding NAD-dependent protein deacylase, with protein sequence MEELKELIDQAHYVTFLTGAGVSTPSGIPDYRSKGGLYKREKYDFPPEYMLSHDNLVKHPDIFHQFVVENMYFPDAEPNIIHKKMAEISNEKGVIVTQNVDKLHTKAGAKNVVEFHGNLYDHIHCLKCGKEFDYKEYIKDYRHHEDDGIIRPGTTVLYGEGIDPTNLNDAVKAVENADLIIVAGTSFKVYPFAGLIAYRSPEAKMVAINKENLGLDESVLAITDDAANVFDQL
- a CDS encoding YbhB/YbcL family Raf kinase inhibitor-like protein; translation: MKVTVPLQNGLLADKYGKYATGDQMKNGKPIISFPIDFSDVPISAKSLAITLTDPDSIPVCGFEWIHWTMANIPVSSTSLPENFSRSANSSIIQGKNSSASKLLNGIDPDLQVKYEGPNPPDITHDYVLKAYALDTTLDLQEGFWMNELLHKMDNHIIESASFVIPSRA
- a CDS encoding exopolyphosphatase — encoded protein: MKLAVIEIGSNSIRTSIYRSSKKNRFKTLDRWREPVRLGKSIAQSRLLTNEQIEETIDVLKEFQSRIQRFDVDQISLIATAAVRLAKNQQQLIFAVLKETGLQLEVINEKEEAYYDYVAVRNTMRIKDALIVDVGGGSSEISLAKKGRLKQGLSIPIGAISISDVHLTSDPITEKELQSARKAINEHLTSLTWMRTPATFVGLGGTMRALASILNREGKRKKTLHNSIISLEQIDTLFNRLLHATNEERSQIKELSDGRFEVILGGMLILSEIIKKTPSKEIRFSNFGVREGYVFNYFYKANRQKEN